The following coding sequences lie in one Daphnia pulex isolate KAP4 chromosome 1, ASM2113471v1 genomic window:
- the LOC124195725 gene encoding probable endo-beta-1,4-glucanase celB — translation MKSIISLITCVMVTIAVPVTPQGLDFTLYICTSPGNCQPEQTRLIADWKLVCEDQMTCNETVPLEIYEKELRVTITNGDEMTFAHYQKGGARLFMANEDQYKMFYPLNREITFDVEMSTFGCGRNAAAGFHAMSADGGHAEFGYAGAMYGTGFCDGQDDPPNCLEIDLMEANSFATMFTAHPCNATAGKCNAYGCGLNAYPMGHKDFYGRGSNYTIDTTKPFTIITRFITTDGMDTGDLKEIQRLYVQNGQMIFTPEVEGGFSTLSDEFCDYHYIPTFPPGYEDYFHGITDGVTPGMKKGVVLIFGLWGDADDTYMGWLDQEPYGPCPVEPNNPNSTVSFSNVRFGPIGSTAL, via the exons ATGAAGTCTATAATATCTTTGATCACCTGTGTTATGGTGACGATTGCTGTGCCGGTTACTCCACAAGGATTGGATTTTACACTTTACATTTGCACTAGTCCGGGAAATTGTCAGCCCGAACAAACACGTCTAATAGCAGATTGGAAATTAGTCTGCGAAGATCAAATGACATGTAACGAG ACAGTCCCCCtagaaatttatgaaaaagaaCTTCGTGTTACTATCACGAATGGTGATGAAATGACGTTCGCGCACTACCAAAAGGGCGGCGCCAGGCTTTTTATGGCGAACGAAGACCA atataaaatgttttacccCCTGAATCGGGAGATTACCTTTGACGTGGAAATGTCgacattcggttgtggcaggAACGCGGCCGCAGGTTTCCATGCAATGTCAGCGGATGGAGGTCATGCGGAATTCGGATACGCTGGAGCTATGTACGGAACTGGATTTTGTGATGGGCAGGACGATCCTCCAAATTGCCTTGAAATAGACCTTATGGAAGCAAATAGTTTTGCCACCATGTTTACGGCTCATCCGTGTAACGCCACTGCCGGAAAATGCAATGCCTATGGATGCGGACTCAATGCTTATCCGATGGGACACAAGGACTTTTACGGTCGTGGGTCAAATTATACAATAGACACGACTAAACCATTTACAATCATCACTAGATTCATTACAACCGACGGAATGGACACGGGTGATCTAAAGGAAATCCAACGGCTTTACGTTCAAAACGGCCAAATGATTTTCACACCTGAG gttGAGGGAGGTTTTTCAACCCTTTCGGATGAATTTTGTGATTATCATTACATTCCAACATTCCCGCCAGGATACGAAGACTATTTCCATGGAATCACTGATGGAGTGACTCCGGGCATGAAGAAAGGAGTTGTATTAATTTTTGGTCTTTGGGGGGATGCAGATGATACTTATATGGGGTGGCTTGACCAAGAACCCTATGGACCATGTCCGGTTGAACCAAATAATCCCAATTCCACCGTATCTTTTTCTAACGTTAGATTCGGTCCGATTGGCTCTACTGCTTTATGA
- the LOC124195733 gene encoding probable 1,4-beta-D-glucan cellobiohydrolase B isoform X3: protein MLHIISLIICLMVAIAVPVTPQGLDFTLYICTSPGNCQPEQTRFLADWNLVCEDQVTCNETVPLEMYEKQLHVTITNGDQVTFAHYQRGGARLFMGSGDQYKMFYPLNREITFDVDMSTVGCGRNAAAGFHAMPADGGHAEFGYAGAIYGTGFCDGQDDPPNCLEMDIIEANSLATMFTAHPCNATAGKCSAYGCGLNSYPLGHKDFYGRGSNYAVDTTKPFTIITRFITTDGMDTGDLKEVQQLYVQNGQMIFTPEVEGGFSTLSDEFCDYHYIPTFPPGYEDYFHGITDGVTPGMKKGVVLIFGLWGDADDTYMGWLDQEPYGPCPVEPNNPNSTVTFSNVRFGPIGSTA, encoded by the exons ATGTTACATATAATATCTTTGATCATCTGTTTAATGGTTGCCATTGCTGTGCCGGTTACTCCGCAAGGATTGGATTTCACGCTTTACATTTGCACCAGTCCGGGAAATTGTCAGCCCGAACAGACACGTTTCTTAGCAGATTGGAACTTAGTCTGCGAAGATCAAGTGACATGTAACGAG acAGTCCCCTTAGAAATGTATGAAAAACAACTCCATGTTACCATTACCAATGGTGATCAAGTGACGTTCGCGCACTACCAAAGAGGCGGCGCCAGGCTCTTTATGGGGAGCGGAGACCA atataaaatgttttacccTCTGAATCGGGAGATCACCTTTGACGTGGATATGTCGACAGTCGGTTGTGGCAGGAACGCGGCCGCAGGTTTCCATGCAATGCCAGCGGATGGAGGTCATGCGGAATTCGGATATGCTGGAGCTATTTACGGAACTGGATTTTGTGATGGGCAGGACGATCCTCCAAATTGCCTTGAAATGGACATTATAGAAGCAAATAGTCTGGCCACCATGTTTACGGCTCATCCGTGTAACGCCACTGCCGGAAAATGCAGTGCTTACGGATGCGGACTCAATTCTTATCCGCTGGGGCACAAAGACTTTTACGGTCGTGGGTCGAATTATGCAGTAGACACGACTAAACCATTTACAATCATCACTCGATTCATTACAACCGACGGAATGGACACGGGTGATCTAAAGGAAGTCCAACAGCTTTACGTTCAAAACGGCCAAATGATTTTCACACCTGAG GTTGAGGGAGGTTTTTCAACCCTTTCGGATGAATTTTGTGATTATCATTACATTCCAACATTCCCGCCAGGATACGAAGACTATTTCCATGGAATCACTGATGGAGTGACTCCCGGCATGAAGAAAGGAGTTGTATTAATTTTTGGTCTTTGGGGGGATGCAGATGATACTTATATGGGGTGGCTTGACCAAGAACCCTATGGACCATGTCCGGTTGAACCAAATAATCCCAATTCTACGGTAACTTTTTCTAACGTTAGATTCGGCCCGATTGGCTCTACTGCTTAA
- the LOC124195643 gene encoding ATP-dependent RNA helicase DEAH12, chloroplastic-like isoform X1 has protein sequence MASAVADVNQLVIPCIFLDQCRCSAEEENPAITSIVLKHGKTYESSQYAGISNIPTIIQSTPMSEDQRHIKKDSETINKNASISMNKTRGQRTRRPRNEKHLRKTAQPANKTNPIAIQTLAEPDVLTQFQFLVTGCETRISELKSAVDRLKKNQENGKNKASKHQESMPHVIILESKIDELEMQKNGAQFGFQRASMCADSEIRKKREIFRLTTPLPALSKRQDFENAVNNNQFVVVMGQTGSGKSTQLTQYLADMPQFERQFVICTQPRKIAAVTLAQRVAFEFAAGKESTESKKWVGYHVGGENRLHLNNRIQYMTETVLLNQLTQAEVSKEDPFQNCAAVIVDEAHSRTITTDVLLGVLKRKIHLWPHLKVIVTSATIDTNLFSEYLGGCPVIDIPGRLFPVEVIYRPFDRDNGKVIEAVVKQAITICNEHQSGDILCFLSGQNEVEWATQKFSASIKPSASRAKKIVAYSLYGKQTPKEQQLVFQKTPDVQKVIFSTDIAETSVTIDGVKFIVDSGLTKNLVFDSARNITSLKEMMISSASAEQRKGRAGRTGPGICYRMYSEDEYNSLAKYDKAEIFLRPLSITVTLLKAMRVDPIDFHWLEKPDSVALEAATEELSLLGALDHRQNLTPLGHLIGDLQIDPGIAHMIYYSCSKGLGKAATILAGLFSVTSMVFWRGGDDETRQASDEAKKKYFSDRGDIFSSYQVFTEWLTRKEADPSLKTAKAWCMQNYINNKAMNMALSTSHEIQLHLKRSASHIWKKTNQDRQATEEELQKLIAQAFVLNVAYQVNKNYVALRADTMTYVHPGSVFFRHKEPPQVIIYQSILRTSKTYALQITPIDMEWIRQENGALHALYEERATQVNIKETRVTPVSRGILRFILGPANRNVDELNQELDCLVHSDYDNDALVAWCKPHACNFVNSELSRKVESRKTELEMEIREDPVVGETRIVWGCGGEAKLLLFYGNYVGINVRNVLNSWNLSDVDLIVRQKLSQSTKDSFRNVFFLPKNSDQQNKTARIVFDDPYKAATALQELSAGGGVRGRLECSPALSNRPSVYKESEAWLTITFAIAPSLNSSIIMYNSMEDANLTIRLGCLGFRPSKSKAPNNSSSIYNPTEEGGYFIKQANPFNVRMTYVLYANRLPAMFDEVDVENELNRYGCPKPTYIKIIRGGELKFEHPHYLPSTKTEETDLILDYAKNNELLPLSDKVMKTFVRKDPKRKLITIRARYESMDQIEMIYISRLCASTLINQPVRLKAQIKTSLRLEKNLWEFRQKEIEEYVKNLKTKDVFCKFETRPTTHVWLHLEVPRAENIDDIRKKLDDFLQFRFYRNSEFQLFFTHYGQKQLSAFDAKPGYLHFNAATKTIRIYGSETERQEISQKLDNLVKTLKLLRIDVPLIVRKTSLNVVGKNLAKYRNPGLRDELRLLYNRLYATGTGRWN, from the exons ATGGCTTCGGCTGTTGCTGATGTGAACCAACTTGTTATTCCGTGCATATTCCTAGATCAGTGTCGCTGCTCAGCAGAGGAGGAAAATCCGGCCATCACGAGTATTGTTTTGAAACATGGGAAAACGTACGAGTCAAGTCAATA tGCTGGAATATCTAATATTCCAACAATCATTCAAAGCACCCCAATGTCTGAAGATCAAAGGCACATTAAAAAAGATTCTgaaacaatcaacaaaaatgCTTCCATATCCATGAATAAAACACGTGGTCAAA GAACAAGGCGACCGaggaatgaaaaacatttacgAAAAACTGCCCAACCGGCTAATAAAACGAATCCAATAGCAATTCAGACTTTAGCAGAACCAGATGTTTTAACTCAGTTCCAATTCTTAGTAACGGGATGTGAAACACGTATTTCAGAGCTAAAATCTGCCGTGGATcggttaaagaaaaatcag gaaaatgggaaaaacaaagcaaGTAAGCATCAAGAAAGTATGCCACATGTCATTATTCTCGAGTCCAAAATCGACGAGTTGGAAATGCAAAAGAATGGTGCCCAGTTTGGCTTCCAGCGAGCTTCCATGTGCGCCGATTCAGAGATCCGCAAGAAGCGCGAAATATTCCGGCTCACTACACCCCTTCCAGCTTTATCGAAGAGGCAAGATTTTGAGAATGCCGTCAATAATAAtcagtttgttgttgtaatgGGTCAAACGGGATCAGGCAAGAGTACGCAATTAACGCAATATTTGGCTGATATGCCTCAGTTCGAAAGACAGTTT GTAATTTGCACTCAACCAAGAAAAATTGCAGCTGTTACTTTGGCGCAAAGAGTTGCATTTGAATTTGCGGCAGGTAAAGAATCAACAGAGTCGAAGAAATGGGTCGGTTATCATGTGGGAGGTGAAAATCGACTTCACTTGAATAATCGCATCCAATACATGACGGAAACTGTCCTTCTAAATCAACTCACTCAAGCaga GGTATCAAAAGAGGATCCATTTCAGAATTGTGCTGCAGTTATCGTAGACGAAGCTCACAGCCGGACGATCACTACGGATGTTTTACTTGGTGTCCTCAAGAGAAAAATCCATCTATGGCCCCATTTGAAAGTGATCGTCACCTCCGCAACGATTGACACAAATTTGTTCTCGGAGTACTTAGGCGGCTGTCCCGTCATTGATATCCCCGGCCGACTATTTCCTGTAGAGGTCATTTATCGCCCTTTTGACCGTGATAACGGCAAAGTCATCGAAGCTGTGGTCAAACAGGCAATCACGATTTGCAACGAACATCAGTCTGGggatattttgtgttttttatcaGGACAAAATGAA GTAGAATGGGCAACGCAAAAGTTTTCAGCGTCCATCAAACCCAGCGCTTCCAGGGCGAAAAAAATTGTCGCTTACTCTTTGTACGGAAAGCAAACGCCCAAAGAACAACAATTGGTGTTCCAAAAAACGCCAGATGTGCAAAAGGTCATCTTTTCCACCGACATAGCCGAAACATCGGTCACAATCGATGGCGTGAAATTTATTGTGGACAGTGGACTGACTAAGAATCTAGTTTTTGATAGCGCTCGGAATATCACGAGCCTCAAG GAAATGATGATCTCATCGGCCTCTGCTGAACAACGCAAAGGAAGGGCAGGTCGAACAGGACCAGGCATCTGTTACCGGATGTATAGCGAAGACGAATACAATTCCCTGGCAAAGTATGACAAAGCGGAAATATTCTTACGTCCTTTGAGCATCACCGTCACCTTATTGAAG GCGATGCGGGTCGATCCGATTGATTTCCATTGGCTAGAAAAGCCTGACAGTGTCGCTCTAGAGGCGGCCACTGAAGAATTAAGTTTGTTGGGAGCATTGGATCACCGACAAAATCTTACTCCGCTTGGCCATCTCATCGGTGATCTGCAGATTGATCCAGGGATCGCTCATATGATTTATTACTCCTGTTCCAAAGGACTTG GAAAAGCGGCTACCATTTTAGCTGGTCTCTTCTCTGTAACGAGCATGGTGTTTTGGCGTGGCGGAGATGATGAAACTCGCCAAGCTTCAGATGAAGCCAAGAAGAAGTACTTCAGTGATAGGGGAGACATATTTTCTAGTTATCAGGTCTTTACTGAATGGCTCACGCGAAAAGAAGCCGATCCTTCTCTGAAAA CTGCCAAAGCATGGTGCATGCAAAACTACATTAACAATAAAGCAATGAATATGGCTTTGTCGACTTCTCATGAAATCCAATTGCATCTCAAGAGAAGCGCTTCTCACATTTGGAAGAAAACCAATCAGGATCGGCAGGCGACTGAGGAAGAACTTCAAAAACTAATCGCCCAGGCCTTCGTTCTAAACGTTGCCTATCAAGTCAATAAAAATTACGTGGCTCTCAGAGCGGATACTATGACATATGTCCATCCTGGTTCTGTTTTCTTTCGCCATAAAGAACCACCtcaa GTTATAATATACCAAAGTATTCTGCGAACTTCAAAGACATATGCCTTGCAAATAACGCCTATTGATATGGAATGGATTCGTCAAGAGAACGGAGCCCTTCATGCCCTTTACGAAGAGAGAGCCACTCAGGTCAATATTAAAGAAACTCGGGTCACTCCAGTGTCTCGGGGAATTCTCCGTTTTATTCTCGGCCCGGCTAATCGCAATGTGGATGAACTTAACCAAGAGCTCGACTGTCTAGTTCACAGTGATTACGATAATGACGCCCTTGTTGCTTGGTGTAAACCACACGCATGCAACTTCGTTAACAG TGAATTATCGCGTAAAGTGGAATCCCGGAAGACAGAACTAGAAATGGAGATAAGAGAAGATCCAGTTGTTGGAGAAACGCGAATTGTCTGGGGCTGTGGTGGAGAAGCCAAACTATTGCTGTTTTATGGCAACTACGTCGGCATCAACGTACGCAACGTGCTCAATTCGTGGAACTTGTCAGATGTGGACTTAATTGTCCGTCAAAAATTAAGCCAGTCTACAAAGGATTCATTCCggaatgttttcttcttgccaAAAAATTCCGATCAACAGAATAAGACTGCCCGGATTGTATTTGACGATCCCTATAAAGCTGCGACAGCCCTTCAG GAACTATCGGCCGGTGGCGGTGTCCGGGGTAGACTGGAATGTTCTCCTGCTCTTAGTAACCGCCCGTCAGTCTATAAAGAGTCGGAAGCTTGGTTGACCATCACTTTCGCCATCGCACCGTCACTGAACAGTTCCATCATCATGTACAATTCAATGGAAGATGCGAATCTTACGATACGTCTAGGATGTCTAGGTTTCCGCCCTTCAAAATCTAAAGCTCCCAATAACAGCTCGTCAATTTACAATCCGACAGAAGAAGGTGGATATTTCATCAAACAAGCCAATCCTTTCAATGTTAGGATGACATACGTTCTCTACGCCAATCGACTTCCTGCTATGTTTGATGAAGTAGACGTGGAAAACGAGCTCAACAGGTACGGATGTCCAAAGCCAACTTACATCAAAATTATTCGAGGAggtgaattgaaatttgaacatCCTCATTACTTACCTTCAACCAAGACGGAAGAAACGGATTTAATACTTGACTACGCCAAGAATAATGAACTTTTACCGCTTTCGGATAAAGTTATGAAGACTTTTGTTCGCAAAGATCCCAAACGGAAATTGATTACCATCCGTGCCAGATATGAATCGATGGaccaaattgaaatgatttacaTATCTAGATTGTGTGCTAGCACCCTCATTAATCAACCGGTCAGACTGAAAgctcaaatcaaaacaagcCTCAGACTGGAAAAGAATTTGTGGGAATTCcgacaaaaagaaatcgaagaatatgtgaaaaatctgaaaacaaaagatgtcTTCTGCAAGTTCGAAACTAGGCCAACCACTCATGTGTGGCTTCATCTAGAAGTCCCGCGGGCGGAAAACATTGATGATATTCGCAAGAAATTGGACGATTTCCTACAATTTCGATTCTACAGAAACAGTGAGTTTCAGCTGTTTTTCACTCACTACGGTCAGAAACAGCTTTCAGCTTTTGACGCCAAACCGGGATATCTTCACTTCAATGCTGCCACTAAAACGATTAGAATTTACGGCAGCGAGACGGAACGGCAAGAAATCAGCCAAAAATTGGACAATCTAGTTAAAACTCTCAAGTTACTTCGCATCGATGTTCCCCTGATTGTTCGTAAAACTAGTTTGAACGTCGTGGGAAAAAATTTGGCTAAGTATCGTAACCCCGGATTACGTGATGAGCTCCGATTGTTGTACAACCGCCTGTACGCAACCGGTACGGGAAGATGGAattga
- the LOC124195643 gene encoding ATP-dependent RNA helicase DEAH12, chloroplastic-like isoform X2 — MASAVADVNQLVIPCIFLDQCRCSAEEENPAITSIVLKHGKTYESSQYAGISNIPTIIQSTPMSEDQRHIKKDSETINKNASISMNKTRGQRTRRPRNEKHLRKTAQPANKTNPIAIQTLAEPDVLTQFQFLVTGCETRISELKSAVDRLKKNQENGKNKASKHQESMPHVIILESKIDELEMQKNGAQFGFQRASMCADSEIRKKREIFRLTTPLPALSKRQDFENAVNNNQFVVVMGQTGSGKSTQLTQYLADMPQFERQFVICTQPRKIAAVTLAQRVAFEFAAGKESTESKKWVGYHVGGENRLHLNNRIQYMTETVLLNQLTQAEVSKEDPFQNCAAVIVDEAHSRTITTDVLLGVLKRKIHLWPHLKVIVTSATIDTNLFSEYLGGCPVIDIPGRLFPVEVIYRPFDRDNGKVIEAVVKQAITICNEHQSGDILCFLSGQNEVEWATQKFSASIKPSASRAKKIVAYSLYGKQTPKEQQLVFQKTPDVQKVIFSTDIAETSVTIDGVKFIVDSGLTKNLVFDSARNITSLKEMMISSASAEQRKGRAGRTGPGICYRMYSEDEYNSLAKYDKAEIFLRPLSITVTLLKAMRVDPIDFHWLEKPDSVALEAATEELSLLGALDHRQNLTPLGHLIGDLQIDPGIAHMIYYSCSKGLGKAATILAGLFSVTSMVFWRGGDDETRQASDEAKKKYFSDRGDIFSSYQVFTEWLTRKEADPSLKTWCMQNYINNKAMNMALSTSHEIQLHLKRSASHIWKKTNQDRQATEEELQKLIAQAFVLNVAYQVNKNYVALRADTMTYVHPGSVFFRHKEPPQVIIYQSILRTSKTYALQITPIDMEWIRQENGALHALYEERATQVNIKETRVTPVSRGILRFILGPANRNVDELNQELDCLVHSDYDNDALVAWCKPHACNFVNSELSRKVESRKTELEMEIREDPVVGETRIVWGCGGEAKLLLFYGNYVGINVRNVLNSWNLSDVDLIVRQKLSQSTKDSFRNVFFLPKNSDQQNKTARIVFDDPYKAATALQELSAGGGVRGRLECSPALSNRPSVYKESEAWLTITFAIAPSLNSSIIMYNSMEDANLTIRLGCLGFRPSKSKAPNNSSSIYNPTEEGGYFIKQANPFNVRMTYVLYANRLPAMFDEVDVENELNRYGCPKPTYIKIIRGGELKFEHPHYLPSTKTEETDLILDYAKNNELLPLSDKVMKTFVRKDPKRKLITIRARYESMDQIEMIYISRLCASTLINQPVRLKAQIKTSLRLEKNLWEFRQKEIEEYVKNLKTKDVFCKFETRPTTHVWLHLEVPRAENIDDIRKKLDDFLQFRFYRNSEFQLFFTHYGQKQLSAFDAKPGYLHFNAATKTIRIYGSETERQEISQKLDNLVKTLKLLRIDVPLIVRKTSLNVVGKNLAKYRNPGLRDELRLLYNRLYATGTGRWN; from the exons ATGGCTTCGGCTGTTGCTGATGTGAACCAACTTGTTATTCCGTGCATATTCCTAGATCAGTGTCGCTGCTCAGCAGAGGAGGAAAATCCGGCCATCACGAGTATTGTTTTGAAACATGGGAAAACGTACGAGTCAAGTCAATA tGCTGGAATATCTAATATTCCAACAATCATTCAAAGCACCCCAATGTCTGAAGATCAAAGGCACATTAAAAAAGATTCTgaaacaatcaacaaaaatgCTTCCATATCCATGAATAAAACACGTGGTCAAA GAACAAGGCGACCGaggaatgaaaaacatttacgAAAAACTGCCCAACCGGCTAATAAAACGAATCCAATAGCAATTCAGACTTTAGCAGAACCAGATGTTTTAACTCAGTTCCAATTCTTAGTAACGGGATGTGAAACACGTATTTCAGAGCTAAAATCTGCCGTGGATcggttaaagaaaaatcag gaaaatgggaaaaacaaagcaaGTAAGCATCAAGAAAGTATGCCACATGTCATTATTCTCGAGTCCAAAATCGACGAGTTGGAAATGCAAAAGAATGGTGCCCAGTTTGGCTTCCAGCGAGCTTCCATGTGCGCCGATTCAGAGATCCGCAAGAAGCGCGAAATATTCCGGCTCACTACACCCCTTCCAGCTTTATCGAAGAGGCAAGATTTTGAGAATGCCGTCAATAATAAtcagtttgttgttgtaatgGGTCAAACGGGATCAGGCAAGAGTACGCAATTAACGCAATATTTGGCTGATATGCCTCAGTTCGAAAGACAGTTT GTAATTTGCACTCAACCAAGAAAAATTGCAGCTGTTACTTTGGCGCAAAGAGTTGCATTTGAATTTGCGGCAGGTAAAGAATCAACAGAGTCGAAGAAATGGGTCGGTTATCATGTGGGAGGTGAAAATCGACTTCACTTGAATAATCGCATCCAATACATGACGGAAACTGTCCTTCTAAATCAACTCACTCAAGCaga GGTATCAAAAGAGGATCCATTTCAGAATTGTGCTGCAGTTATCGTAGACGAAGCTCACAGCCGGACGATCACTACGGATGTTTTACTTGGTGTCCTCAAGAGAAAAATCCATCTATGGCCCCATTTGAAAGTGATCGTCACCTCCGCAACGATTGACACAAATTTGTTCTCGGAGTACTTAGGCGGCTGTCCCGTCATTGATATCCCCGGCCGACTATTTCCTGTAGAGGTCATTTATCGCCCTTTTGACCGTGATAACGGCAAAGTCATCGAAGCTGTGGTCAAACAGGCAATCACGATTTGCAACGAACATCAGTCTGGggatattttgtgttttttatcaGGACAAAATGAA GTAGAATGGGCAACGCAAAAGTTTTCAGCGTCCATCAAACCCAGCGCTTCCAGGGCGAAAAAAATTGTCGCTTACTCTTTGTACGGAAAGCAAACGCCCAAAGAACAACAATTGGTGTTCCAAAAAACGCCAGATGTGCAAAAGGTCATCTTTTCCACCGACATAGCCGAAACATCGGTCACAATCGATGGCGTGAAATTTATTGTGGACAGTGGACTGACTAAGAATCTAGTTTTTGATAGCGCTCGGAATATCACGAGCCTCAAG GAAATGATGATCTCATCGGCCTCTGCTGAACAACGCAAAGGAAGGGCAGGTCGAACAGGACCAGGCATCTGTTACCGGATGTATAGCGAAGACGAATACAATTCCCTGGCAAAGTATGACAAAGCGGAAATATTCTTACGTCCTTTGAGCATCACCGTCACCTTATTGAAG GCGATGCGGGTCGATCCGATTGATTTCCATTGGCTAGAAAAGCCTGACAGTGTCGCTCTAGAGGCGGCCACTGAAGAATTAAGTTTGTTGGGAGCATTGGATCACCGACAAAATCTTACTCCGCTTGGCCATCTCATCGGTGATCTGCAGATTGATCCAGGGATCGCTCATATGATTTATTACTCCTGTTCCAAAGGACTTG GAAAAGCGGCTACCATTTTAGCTGGTCTCTTCTCTGTAACGAGCATGGTGTTTTGGCGTGGCGGAGATGATGAAACTCGCCAAGCTTCAGATGAAGCCAAGAAGAAGTACTTCAGTGATAGGGGAGACATATTTTCTAGTTATCAGGTCTTTACTGAATGGCTCACGCGAAAAGAAGCCGATCCTTCTCTGAAAA CATGGTGCATGCAAAACTACATTAACAATAAAGCAATGAATATGGCTTTGTCGACTTCTCATGAAATCCAATTGCATCTCAAGAGAAGCGCTTCTCACATTTGGAAGAAAACCAATCAGGATCGGCAGGCGACTGAGGAAGAACTTCAAAAACTAATCGCCCAGGCCTTCGTTCTAAACGTTGCCTATCAAGTCAATAAAAATTACGTGGCTCTCAGAGCGGATACTATGACATATGTCCATCCTGGTTCTGTTTTCTTTCGCCATAAAGAACCACCtcaa GTTATAATATACCAAAGTATTCTGCGAACTTCAAAGACATATGCCTTGCAAATAACGCCTATTGATATGGAATGGATTCGTCAAGAGAACGGAGCCCTTCATGCCCTTTACGAAGAGAGAGCCACTCAGGTCAATATTAAAGAAACTCGGGTCACTCCAGTGTCTCGGGGAATTCTCCGTTTTATTCTCGGCCCGGCTAATCGCAATGTGGATGAACTTAACCAAGAGCTCGACTGTCTAGTTCACAGTGATTACGATAATGACGCCCTTGTTGCTTGGTGTAAACCACACGCATGCAACTTCGTTAACAG TGAATTATCGCGTAAAGTGGAATCCCGGAAGACAGAACTAGAAATGGAGATAAGAGAAGATCCAGTTGTTGGAGAAACGCGAATTGTCTGGGGCTGTGGTGGAGAAGCCAAACTATTGCTGTTTTATGGCAACTACGTCGGCATCAACGTACGCAACGTGCTCAATTCGTGGAACTTGTCAGATGTGGACTTAATTGTCCGTCAAAAATTAAGCCAGTCTACAAAGGATTCATTCCggaatgttttcttcttgccaAAAAATTCCGATCAACAGAATAAGACTGCCCGGATTGTATTTGACGATCCCTATAAAGCTGCGACAGCCCTTCAG GAACTATCGGCCGGTGGCGGTGTCCGGGGTAGACTGGAATGTTCTCCTGCTCTTAGTAACCGCCCGTCAGTCTATAAAGAGTCGGAAGCTTGGTTGACCATCACTTTCGCCATCGCACCGTCACTGAACAGTTCCATCATCATGTACAATTCAATGGAAGATGCGAATCTTACGATACGTCTAGGATGTCTAGGTTTCCGCCCTTCAAAATCTAAAGCTCCCAATAACAGCTCGTCAATTTACAATCCGACAGAAGAAGGTGGATATTTCATCAAACAAGCCAATCCTTTCAATGTTAGGATGACATACGTTCTCTACGCCAATCGACTTCCTGCTATGTTTGATGAAGTAGACGTGGAAAACGAGCTCAACAGGTACGGATGTCCAAAGCCAACTTACATCAAAATTATTCGAGGAggtgaattgaaatttgaacatCCTCATTACTTACCTTCAACCAAGACGGAAGAAACGGATTTAATACTTGACTACGCCAAGAATAATGAACTTTTACCGCTTTCGGATAAAGTTATGAAGACTTTTGTTCGCAAAGATCCCAAACGGAAATTGATTACCATCCGTGCCAGATATGAATCGATGGaccaaattgaaatgatttacaTATCTAGATTGTGTGCTAGCACCCTCATTAATCAACCGGTCAGACTGAAAgctcaaatcaaaacaagcCTCAGACTGGAAAAGAATTTGTGGGAATTCcgacaaaaagaaatcgaagaatatgtgaaaaatctgaaaacaaaagatgtcTTCTGCAAGTTCGAAACTAGGCCAACCACTCATGTGTGGCTTCATCTAGAAGTCCCGCGGGCGGAAAACATTGATGATATTCGCAAGAAATTGGACGATTTCCTACAATTTCGATTCTACAGAAACAGTGAGTTTCAGCTGTTTTTCACTCACTACGGTCAGAAACAGCTTTCAGCTTTTGACGCCAAACCGGGATATCTTCACTTCAATGCTGCCACTAAAACGATTAGAATTTACGGCAGCGAGACGGAACGGCAAGAAATCAGCCAAAAATTGGACAATCTAGTTAAAACTCTCAAGTTACTTCGCATCGATGTTCCCCTGATTGTTCGTAAAACTAGTTTGAACGTCGTGGGAAAAAATTTGGCTAAGTATCGTAACCCCGGATTACGTGATGAGCTCCGATTGTTGTACAACCGCCTGTACGCAACCGGTACGGGAAGATGGAattga